The following proteins are co-located in the Hevea brasiliensis isolate MT/VB/25A 57/8 chromosome 11, ASM3005281v1, whole genome shotgun sequence genome:
- the LOC110643202 gene encoding homeobox protein knotted-1-like 3 isoform X1, giving the protein MAFHHNLSQDLPLHHFSAGQTQQQQQQQQNIPESTSAPNWLNTALLRAQQPQPPSDSHFTDTNFLNLHTTSTTNSDSTASQNPTQWLSRSSSLLNRNHSDVIDDVTAATAADSIIAGTISHESPDLKTNTNNNSDTMNNKSEGGVVESGGGGEGVVNWQNARYKAEILSHPLYDQLLSAHVACLRIATPVDQLPRIDAQLAQSQHVVAKYSALGGGTQGIADDKELDHFMTHYFLLLCSFKEQLQQHVRVHAMEAVMACWEIEQSLQSLTGVSPGEGTGATMSDDDEDQVDSDANLFDPSLDGSDAMGFGPLIPTESERSLMERVRQELKHELKQGYKEKIADIREEILRKRRAGKLPGDTTSVLKSWWQSHSKWPYPTEEDKARLVQETGLQLKQINNWFINQRKRNWHSNPSTSTVLKSKRKRSNAGDNSGERFM; this is encoded by the exons ATGGCGTTTCATCACAATCTGTCTCAAGACCTTCCTCTCCATCATTTCTCTGCAGGCCAAACCCAACAGCAACAGCAACAGCAGCAAAATATACCCGAAAGCACCTCCGCGCCTAATTGGCTTAACACTGCTCTCCTCCGTGCCCAACAACCACAACCACCATCCGACTCCCACTTCACCGATACTAATTTTTTAAATCTTCACACCACTTCTACCACCAACTCCGATTCTACTGCTTCCCAGAATCCTACCCAATGGCTCTCCCGCTCCTCCTCTCTACTCAACCGCAATCACAGCGATGTTATCGATGATGTCACCGCCGCAACCGCTGCTGACTCCATCATTGCGGGCACTATTTCCCACGAATCACCCGATTTGAAAACCAACACCAATAACAACAGCGATACCATGAACAACAAGAGCGAAGGAGGGGTGGTTGAGAGTGGTGGAGGCGGGGAGGGAGTGGTTAACTGGCAGAATGCGAGGTACAAGGCGGAGATACTGTCTCACCCGTTGTATGACCAGTTGTTGTCGGCACACGTGGCGTGTTTGCGAATCGCCACTCCGGTGGATCAGTTGCCAAGAATTGACGCCCAGCTCGCCCAGTCACAGCACGTAGTGGCTAAATACTCCGCCCTCGGCGGCGGGACTCAGGGCATAGCTGATGATAAGGAGCTTGATCACTTCATG ACACACTATTTTCTGTTGCTTTGTTCCTTTAAAGAACAATTGCAACAACACGTTCGAGTCCATGCGATGGAAGCAGTAATGGCCTGCTGGGAGATAGAGCAGTCCCTGCAAAGCTTAACTG GAGTTTCTCCAGGTGAAGGTACGGGTGCAACAATGTCTGATGATGATGAAGACCAAGTAGATAGTGATGCAAATTTGTTTGATCCAAGTTTGGATGGTTCAGATGCCATGGGATTCGGTCCTCTTATCCCAACAGAGAGCGAGAGGTCTTTAATGGAGAGGGTGAGGCAAGAATTGAAGCATGAATTAAAGCAG GGTTACAAAGAGAAAATTGCTGACATTAGAGAGGAAATTTTGCGCAAGAGAAGAGCAGGAAAGCTACCTGGGGACACCACTTCTGTCTTGAAATCTTGGTGGCAATCACATTCCAAGTGGCCTTATCCTACT GAGGAAGATAAGGCAAGGTTGGTACAGGAAACAGGCTTGCAATTAAAGCAGATAAATAATTGGTTCATCAACCAGAGGAAGAGGAACTGGCACAGTAATCCTTCAACTTCAACAGTCTTGAAAAGCAAACGTAAAAG AAGTAATGCAGGTGATAACAGTGGTGAACGTTTCATGTAA
- the LOC110643202 gene encoding homeobox protein knotted-1-like 3 isoform X2, translating into MAFHHNLSQDLPLHHFSAGQTQQQQQQQQNIPESTSAPNWLNTALLRAQQPQPPSDSHFTDTNFLNLHTTSTTNSDSTASQNPTQWLSRSSSLLNRNHSDVIDDVTAATAADSIIAGTISHESPDLKTNTNNNSDTMNNKSEGGVVESGGGGEGVVNWQNARYKAEILSHPLYDQLLSAHVACLRIATPVDQLPRIDAQLAQSQHVVAKYSALGGGTQGIADDKELDHFMTHYFLLLCSFKEQLQQHVRVHAMEAVMACWEIEQSLQSLTGVSPGEGTGATMSDDDEDQVDSDANLFDPSLDGSDAMGFGPLIPTESERSLMERVRQELKHELKQGYKEKIADIREEILRKRRAGKLPGDTTSVLKSWWQSHSKWPYPTEEDKARLVQETGLQLKQINNWFINQRKRNWHSNPSTSTVLKSKRKSNAGDNSGERFM; encoded by the exons ATGGCGTTTCATCACAATCTGTCTCAAGACCTTCCTCTCCATCATTTCTCTGCAGGCCAAACCCAACAGCAACAGCAACAGCAGCAAAATATACCCGAAAGCACCTCCGCGCCTAATTGGCTTAACACTGCTCTCCTCCGTGCCCAACAACCACAACCACCATCCGACTCCCACTTCACCGATACTAATTTTTTAAATCTTCACACCACTTCTACCACCAACTCCGATTCTACTGCTTCCCAGAATCCTACCCAATGGCTCTCCCGCTCCTCCTCTCTACTCAACCGCAATCACAGCGATGTTATCGATGATGTCACCGCCGCAACCGCTGCTGACTCCATCATTGCGGGCACTATTTCCCACGAATCACCCGATTTGAAAACCAACACCAATAACAACAGCGATACCATGAACAACAAGAGCGAAGGAGGGGTGGTTGAGAGTGGTGGAGGCGGGGAGGGAGTGGTTAACTGGCAGAATGCGAGGTACAAGGCGGAGATACTGTCTCACCCGTTGTATGACCAGTTGTTGTCGGCACACGTGGCGTGTTTGCGAATCGCCACTCCGGTGGATCAGTTGCCAAGAATTGACGCCCAGCTCGCCCAGTCACAGCACGTAGTGGCTAAATACTCCGCCCTCGGCGGCGGGACTCAGGGCATAGCTGATGATAAGGAGCTTGATCACTTCATG ACACACTATTTTCTGTTGCTTTGTTCCTTTAAAGAACAATTGCAACAACACGTTCGAGTCCATGCGATGGAAGCAGTAATGGCCTGCTGGGAGATAGAGCAGTCCCTGCAAAGCTTAACTG GAGTTTCTCCAGGTGAAGGTACGGGTGCAACAATGTCTGATGATGATGAAGACCAAGTAGATAGTGATGCAAATTTGTTTGATCCAAGTTTGGATGGTTCAGATGCCATGGGATTCGGTCCTCTTATCCCAACAGAGAGCGAGAGGTCTTTAATGGAGAGGGTGAGGCAAGAATTGAAGCATGAATTAAAGCAG GGTTACAAAGAGAAAATTGCTGACATTAGAGAGGAAATTTTGCGCAAGAGAAGAGCAGGAAAGCTACCTGGGGACACCACTTCTGTCTTGAAATCTTGGTGGCAATCACATTCCAAGTGGCCTTATCCTACT GAGGAAGATAAGGCAAGGTTGGTACAGGAAACAGGCTTGCAATTAAAGCAGATAAATAATTGGTTCATCAACCAGAGGAAGAGGAACTGGCACAGTAATCCTTCAACTTCAACAGTCTTGAAAAGCAAACGTAAAAG TAATGCAGGTGATAACAGTGGTGAACGTTTCATGTAA
- the LOC110643202 gene encoding homeobox protein knotted-1-like 3 isoform X3: protein MAFHHNLSQDLPLHHFSAGQTQQQQQQQQNIPESTSAPNWLNTALLRAQQPQPPSDSHFTDTNFLNLHTTSTTNSDSTASQNPTQWLSRSSSLLNRNHSDVIDDVTAATAADSIIAGTISHESPDLKTNTNNNSDTMNNKSEGGVVESGGGGEGVVNWQNARYKAEILSHPLYDQLLSAHVACLRIATPVDQLPRIDAQLAQSQHVVAKYSALGGGTQGIADDKELDHFMTHYFLLLCSFKEQLQQHVRVHAMEAVMACWEIEQSLQSLTGVSPGEGTGATMSDDDEDQVDSDANLFDPSLDGSDAMGFGPLIPTESERSLMERVRQELKHELKQGYKEKIADIREEILRKRRAGKLPGDTTSVLKSWWQSHSKWPYPTEEDKARLVQETGLQLKQINNWFINQRKRNWHSNPSTSTVLKSKRKR from the exons ATGGCGTTTCATCACAATCTGTCTCAAGACCTTCCTCTCCATCATTTCTCTGCAGGCCAAACCCAACAGCAACAGCAACAGCAGCAAAATATACCCGAAAGCACCTCCGCGCCTAATTGGCTTAACACTGCTCTCCTCCGTGCCCAACAACCACAACCACCATCCGACTCCCACTTCACCGATACTAATTTTTTAAATCTTCACACCACTTCTACCACCAACTCCGATTCTACTGCTTCCCAGAATCCTACCCAATGGCTCTCCCGCTCCTCCTCTCTACTCAACCGCAATCACAGCGATGTTATCGATGATGTCACCGCCGCAACCGCTGCTGACTCCATCATTGCGGGCACTATTTCCCACGAATCACCCGATTTGAAAACCAACACCAATAACAACAGCGATACCATGAACAACAAGAGCGAAGGAGGGGTGGTTGAGAGTGGTGGAGGCGGGGAGGGAGTGGTTAACTGGCAGAATGCGAGGTACAAGGCGGAGATACTGTCTCACCCGTTGTATGACCAGTTGTTGTCGGCACACGTGGCGTGTTTGCGAATCGCCACTCCGGTGGATCAGTTGCCAAGAATTGACGCCCAGCTCGCCCAGTCACAGCACGTAGTGGCTAAATACTCCGCCCTCGGCGGCGGGACTCAGGGCATAGCTGATGATAAGGAGCTTGATCACTTCATG ACACACTATTTTCTGTTGCTTTGTTCCTTTAAAGAACAATTGCAACAACACGTTCGAGTCCATGCGATGGAAGCAGTAATGGCCTGCTGGGAGATAGAGCAGTCCCTGCAAAGCTTAACTG GAGTTTCTCCAGGTGAAGGTACGGGTGCAACAATGTCTGATGATGATGAAGACCAAGTAGATAGTGATGCAAATTTGTTTGATCCAAGTTTGGATGGTTCAGATGCCATGGGATTCGGTCCTCTTATCCCAACAGAGAGCGAGAGGTCTTTAATGGAGAGGGTGAGGCAAGAATTGAAGCATGAATTAAAGCAG GGTTACAAAGAGAAAATTGCTGACATTAGAGAGGAAATTTTGCGCAAGAGAAGAGCAGGAAAGCTACCTGGGGACACCACTTCTGTCTTGAAATCTTGGTGGCAATCACATTCCAAGTGGCCTTATCCTACT GAGGAAGATAAGGCAAGGTTGGTACAGGAAACAGGCTTGCAATTAAAGCAGATAAATAATTGGTTCATCAACCAGAGGAAGAGGAACTGGCACAGTAATCCTTCAACTTCAACAGTCTTGAAAAGCAAACGTAAAAG GTGA
- the LOC110643198 gene encoding pentatricopeptide repeat-containing protein At1g66345, mitochondrial isoform X2: MFSQDSVTRSVKNSGNSCLYSPRLLVNRFLANDANTVVNAICDSLRRGNSWDVLSRNFDSVELNDLLVKNVLLELKEPTDAKRALGFFHWSAQRKNFVHEVQTYCLMVNILVRAQLLMDAQALLESVLKKSVGDSSKFLVVDSLLSSYKITISSPLVFNLLVQAYAKLRLFEVGFEVCCYLADHGFFVSLTSFNILIHVVQKSDKSPLVWKIYEHMIQRRIYPNEATIRIMTDALCKEGKLLIYVDILDKIHGKRCSPLVIVNTCLVFRILEEGKIEVAMALLKLMLQKNMILDAIAYSLIVYAKVRLGNLDSAMEVYEEMLKRGFIANSFVYTSFIGAYCNGGKLEEANQLIEEMENMGLKPYDETYNFLIEGCAKSGRVEESLSYCEKMIERGLLPSLLAFNKMVTKLCETGAVKQANAMLTRLLDNGFLPNDITYSHLIAGYARDNQIQEVLKLYYEMEYRALCPGLLAFTSLIRILCHCGKLEQAEKYLRIMKGRSLDPSEEIYEALITGHFEKGDKTRALHLYNEMISKGLKPCCPCDFGVGTEFC; this comes from the exons ATGTTTTCTCAAGATAGTGTTACTAG GTCGGTCAAGAATTCTGGCAATTCATGTCTATATAGTCCTCGGTTATTGGTAAATCGATTCCTTGCTAATGATGCAAATACAGTTGTAAATGCCATATGTGATTCATTAAGGAGAGGCAATAGTTGGGACGTTCTGAGTAGAAATTTTGATTCTGTTGAGCTTAATGATTTGCTTGTTAAAAATGTATTGCTCGAATTGAAGGAACCAACTGATGCGAAAAGGGCACTAGGATTCTTCCACTGGTCAGCTCAGAGGAAGAACTTTGTCCATGAGGTTCAGACTTACTGCCTCATGGTTAATATATTAGTTCGAGCACAATTGCTTATGGATGCTCAAGCATTGCTTGAATCAGTTTTGAAGAAAAGTGTGGGAGATTCTTCAAAATTTTTAGTTGTGGATTCCTTACTTAGTAGTTATAAGATTACTATCTCAAGTCCATTGGTATTTAACTTGTTGGTTCAGGCTTACGCTAAATTAAGACTGTTTGAGGTCGGCTTTGAAGTCTGCTGCTACTTGGCGGATCATGGGTTCTTTGTGAGCCTAACAAGTTTCAACATTTTGATTCATGTGGTTCAAAAATCTGATAAAAGCCCCCTGGTCTGGAAGATTTATGAACATATGATTCAGAGAAGAATTTATCCAAATGAAGCAACAATCAGAATCATGACCGATGCTTTATGCAAGGAAGGGAAGTTACTTATATATGTGGACATATTGGATAAGATCCATGGAAAGAGATGCTCCCCTTTAGTGATTGTTAATACTTGTCTGGTCTTTAGGATTTTAgaggaaggaaaaattgaagttgctATGGCTTTATTGAAGTTGATGCTACAAAAGAATATGATTCTTGATGCCATTGCTTACTCTTTGATTGTTTATGCTAAAGTGAGGCTTGGAAATTTGGACTCAGCAATGGAGGTCTATGAGGAAATGCTAAAGCGAGGTTTCATTGCAAATTCATTTGTGTATACTTCATTTATAGGTGCTTATTGTAATGGAGGAAAACTTGAAGAAGCAAATCAGTTGATTGAGGAAATGGAAAACATGGGCTTGAAGCCATATGATGAGACTTACAACTTTCTGATTGAGGGGTGTGCCAAGTCAGGAAGAGTAGAAGAAAGTTTGAGTTACTGTGAGAAGATGATAGAGAGAGGACTTCTTCCTAGCCTTTTGGCTTTTAATAAGATGGTAACAAAGCTATGTGAAACTGGGGCAGTGAAGCAAGCAAATGCTATGTTAACTCGTTTATTAGATAATGGGTTCTTACCTAATGACATCACATACTCTCATCTTATTGCTGGTTATGCGAGAGACAACCAGATTCAGGAAGTGCTCAAACTCTACTATGAAATGGAGTATAGAGCACTCTGTCCTGGGTTGCTTGCTTTCACTTCCTTGATTAGGATTCTTTGTCATTGTGGAAAGCTAGAGCAAGCGGAAAAGTACTTGAGAATTATGAAAGGTCGTTCCCTAGATCCAAGTGAGGAGATTTACGAGGCATTGATCACTGGCCACTTTGAGAAGGGTGATAAGACAAGAGCTCTTCACCTTTACAATGAGATGATTTCTAAAGGATTGAAGCCTTGTTGCCCATGTGATTTCGGTGTTGGCACTGAGTTTTGCTAA
- the LOC110643198 gene encoding pentatricopeptide repeat-containing protein At1g66345, mitochondrial isoform X1, with translation MALLNRIIPTLLFRSVKNSGNSCLYSPRLLVNRFLANDANTVVNAICDSLRRGNSWDVLSRNFDSVELNDLLVKNVLLELKEPTDAKRALGFFHWSAQRKNFVHEVQTYCLMVNILVRAQLLMDAQALLESVLKKSVGDSSKFLVVDSLLSSYKITISSPLVFNLLVQAYAKLRLFEVGFEVCCYLADHGFFVSLTSFNILIHVVQKSDKSPLVWKIYEHMIQRRIYPNEATIRIMTDALCKEGKLLIYVDILDKIHGKRCSPLVIVNTCLVFRILEEGKIEVAMALLKLMLQKNMILDAIAYSLIVYAKVRLGNLDSAMEVYEEMLKRGFIANSFVYTSFIGAYCNGGKLEEANQLIEEMENMGLKPYDETYNFLIEGCAKSGRVEESLSYCEKMIERGLLPSLLAFNKMVTKLCETGAVKQANAMLTRLLDNGFLPNDITYSHLIAGYARDNQIQEVLKLYYEMEYRALCPGLLAFTSLIRILCHCGKLEQAEKYLRIMKGRSLDPSEEIYEALITGHFEKGDKTRALHLYNEMISKGLKPCCPCDFGVGTEFC, from the coding sequence ATGGCTCTACTAAATAGAATTATTCCAACTTTGCTCTTCAGGTCGGTCAAGAATTCTGGCAATTCATGTCTATATAGTCCTCGGTTATTGGTAAATCGATTCCTTGCTAATGATGCAAATACAGTTGTAAATGCCATATGTGATTCATTAAGGAGAGGCAATAGTTGGGACGTTCTGAGTAGAAATTTTGATTCTGTTGAGCTTAATGATTTGCTTGTTAAAAATGTATTGCTCGAATTGAAGGAACCAACTGATGCGAAAAGGGCACTAGGATTCTTCCACTGGTCAGCTCAGAGGAAGAACTTTGTCCATGAGGTTCAGACTTACTGCCTCATGGTTAATATATTAGTTCGAGCACAATTGCTTATGGATGCTCAAGCATTGCTTGAATCAGTTTTGAAGAAAAGTGTGGGAGATTCTTCAAAATTTTTAGTTGTGGATTCCTTACTTAGTAGTTATAAGATTACTATCTCAAGTCCATTGGTATTTAACTTGTTGGTTCAGGCTTACGCTAAATTAAGACTGTTTGAGGTCGGCTTTGAAGTCTGCTGCTACTTGGCGGATCATGGGTTCTTTGTGAGCCTAACAAGTTTCAACATTTTGATTCATGTGGTTCAAAAATCTGATAAAAGCCCCCTGGTCTGGAAGATTTATGAACATATGATTCAGAGAAGAATTTATCCAAATGAAGCAACAATCAGAATCATGACCGATGCTTTATGCAAGGAAGGGAAGTTACTTATATATGTGGACATATTGGATAAGATCCATGGAAAGAGATGCTCCCCTTTAGTGATTGTTAATACTTGTCTGGTCTTTAGGATTTTAgaggaaggaaaaattgaagttgctATGGCTTTATTGAAGTTGATGCTACAAAAGAATATGATTCTTGATGCCATTGCTTACTCTTTGATTGTTTATGCTAAAGTGAGGCTTGGAAATTTGGACTCAGCAATGGAGGTCTATGAGGAAATGCTAAAGCGAGGTTTCATTGCAAATTCATTTGTGTATACTTCATTTATAGGTGCTTATTGTAATGGAGGAAAACTTGAAGAAGCAAATCAGTTGATTGAGGAAATGGAAAACATGGGCTTGAAGCCATATGATGAGACTTACAACTTTCTGATTGAGGGGTGTGCCAAGTCAGGAAGAGTAGAAGAAAGTTTGAGTTACTGTGAGAAGATGATAGAGAGAGGACTTCTTCCTAGCCTTTTGGCTTTTAATAAGATGGTAACAAAGCTATGTGAAACTGGGGCAGTGAAGCAAGCAAATGCTATGTTAACTCGTTTATTAGATAATGGGTTCTTACCTAATGACATCACATACTCTCATCTTATTGCTGGTTATGCGAGAGACAACCAGATTCAGGAAGTGCTCAAACTCTACTATGAAATGGAGTATAGAGCACTCTGTCCTGGGTTGCTTGCTTTCACTTCCTTGATTAGGATTCTTTGTCATTGTGGAAAGCTAGAGCAAGCGGAAAAGTACTTGAGAATTATGAAAGGTCGTTCCCTAGATCCAAGTGAGGAGATTTACGAGGCATTGATCACTGGCCACTTTGAGAAGGGTGATAAGACAAGAGCTCTTCACCTTTACAATGAGATGATTTCTAAAGGATTGAAGCCTTGTTGCCCATGTGATTTCGGTGTTGGCACTGAGTTTTGCTAA
- the LOC110643209 gene encoding uncharacterized protein LOC110643209, whose product MGNKEGMLIPVEAPSTKGDKERERESRQEQGQSPSLDDCLKLLKGERDEQRLAGLFLDTKFCKGEDVASLRKVYDAVGVHFLDKLRTDLDSISDACENSWEQDERNLTEMVCISTCVMKTTVLMVVSGTRLAWKTTGKLDGDCYGVLNILFWRIASSEYGAITLYESGGMKFLASQMCTLPDDDGACYENGTIYAKKAASGLHYQQMPILAANGSGANSKQLLHDALCVRAGNNWPNYMRVGIVAILQNRVENITYNLDETYQYFFIHSITASFEKLHALILAESMVSIFGER is encoded by the exons ATGGGCAACAAAGAAGGCATGCTCATACCTGTAGAAGCACCAAGCACCAAGGgagataaagagagagagaga GAGTCACGACAGGAACAAGGGCAATCTCCGTCACTTGACGATTGCTTGAAGCTATTGAAAGGCGAGAGAGACGAGCAACGCCTTGCTGGCCTTTTTCTTGACACCAAATTTTGCAAAGGTGAAGATGTTGCTTCTCTACGTAAAGTTTATGATGCAGTAGGCGTTCACTTTCTCGATAAGCTGAGGACTG ATTTAGACTCCATTTCTGATGCATGTGAAAACTCTTGGGAGCAAGATGAGAGAAATTTAACTGAGATGGTTTGCATTTCAACATGTGTGATGAAAACAACTGTTTTGATG GTAGTATCAGGTACTCGTCTTGCATGGAAAACCACAGGCAAATTGGATGGGGATTGTTATGGTGTTTTGAATATTCTGTTTTGGAGGATTG CTTCTTCTGAGTATGGAGCCAtaactttgtatgaatctgggGGCATGAAATTCTTAGCTTCTCAAATGTGTACTTTGCCTGATG ATGATGGAGCTTGCTATGAAAATGGTACAATATATGCTAAGAAAGCTGCCTCAGGACTCCATTACCAACAAATGCCTATCTTAGCTGCCAATGGTa GTGGTGCCAATAGCAAG CAACTGCTTCATGATGCACTGTGTGTGAGGGCAGGGAACAATTGGCCAAATTATATGCGTGTTGGCATTGTTGCTATTTTACAAAATCGAGTGG AGAATATAACTTACAATTTGGATGAAACTTATCAATATTTTTTTATCCATTCAATCACAGCATCTTTTGAGAAGCTTCATGCCCTTATTTTGGCTGAATCTATGGTGTCCATATTTGGGGAACGCTAG
- the LOC110643219 gene encoding uncharacterized protein LOC110643219, whose protein sequence is MSADKVQVDALLNELTYLKYEASKNTSTIAVSVLVKQQNVAIAFSMVERIIKLTSAMAGNEEELIGENTFIKVINGLNETINVLLEYLKDVKEHGQNKGNDLLASVGVVGSYLAETPDACKDKVRELLVYMLSIEADDESRFGNFNIVFVVECLIIVIRPCCYTVEDDSSIFLACNTIMNLLLKKEQVQFPVDESTAADLLMALGYWAEDANDPSVLMMASSICAFLFDYTSEEALLYHSNFERSSLCHLSQLIARSLAFSKQMEDLNFWLTLRVVNMRLARRIRLIASEAGFSWFELGVCLLFDLEANISLYALWDFQATSKSRE, encoded by the exons ATGTCAGCTGACAA GGTTCAAGTTGATGCATTGCTCAATGAGCTGACCTATTTGAAGTATGAAGCTTCCAAGAATACCTCAACAATTGCTGTATCTGTTCTAGTAAAGCAACAAAACGTGGCTATTGCCTTTTCCATGGTAGAGAGGATAATCAAACTAACATCAGCTATGGCTGGAAATGAAG AGGAACTCATTGGTGAAAACACTTTCATAAAGGTGATCAATGGGCTTAATGAGACAATTAATGTATTGCTAGAGTATCTAAAAGATGTGAAG GAACATGGTCAAAATAAAGGAAATGATCTCCTTGCTTCAGTAGGGGTTGTTGGGAG TTATCTTGCAGAAACACCTGATGCTTGCAAAGATAAAGTCAGAGAACTTTTGGTGTATATGTTATCAATTGAAGCTGATGATGAATCAAGGTTTGGTAATTTCAACATTGTTTTC GTTGTTGAATGCCTTATAATAGTGATAAGGCCATGTTGCTATACAGTTGAAGATGATAGTTCCATCTTCTTGGCATGCAATACAATTATGAATTTGCTTTTGAAG AAAGAGCAAGTGCAATTCCCAGTGGACGAATCAACTGCTGCTGATCTTTTGATGGCCTTGGGGTATTGGGCAG AGGATGCTAATGACCCATCTGTTCTTATGATGGCTTCAAGTATTTGTGCATTTCTGTTTGATTACACATCAGAGGAGGCTCTTCTGTATCATTCCAACTTTGAAAGAAGCTCACTTTGTCATCTGTCTCAGCTCATTGCAAGAAGTTTGGCTTTCTCTAAGCAG ATGGAGGACCTTAACTTTTGGTTAACCTTACGAGTTGTGAACATGAGATTGGCACGACGTATAAGGTTAATAGCATCTGAGGCAGGATTTTCATG GTTTGAGCTTGGAGTTTGCTTACTGTTTGATTTAGAGGCTAATATTTCACTATATGCTCTTTGGGATTTTCAAGCTACTTCAAAGAGTAGAGAGTGA
- the LOC110643201 gene encoding flotillin-like protein 4: MYRVASPSEYLVITGVGISDVKLAKKAWVLPGQSCSVFDVSPVNYTFEVQAMSAEKLPFVLPAVFTIGPRADDELSLLRYAKLISPHDKLSHHVKELVQGIIEGETRVLAASMTMEEIFRGTKEFKQEVFEKVQLELNQFGLLIYNANVKQLVDVPGHEYFSYLGQKTQMEAANQAKVDVAEAKMKGEIGSKERDGQTLQNAAKIDAETKIVSTQRQGEGKKEEIKVKTQVKIYENQREAEVAEANAELAKKKAGWTKEAQVAEVEATKAVSLREAELQRDVERMNALTRTEKLKAEFLSKASVEYETKVQEANWDLYKKQKTAEAILYEKEKEAEAQKAIADAAFYARQQVADGELYAKQKEAEGMVALAQAQGVYLRTLLDALGGNYSALRDFLMINGGMFQEIAKVNAEAIRGMQPKISIWSNGNGGEINEGAMNEVAGVYKMLPPLFKTVQEQTGMLPPAWMGTLTDSSTHPTID, from the exons ATGTATAGAGTTGCAAGCCCCTCAGAGTATCTGGTGATTACCGGCGTTGGTATCTCAGACGTAAAGCTTGCAAAGAAAGCATGGGTCCTCCCAGGCCAGTCCTGTTCTGTCTTTGATGTCTCGCCTGTCAACTACACTTTTGAAGTCCAAGCCATGAGCGCAGAGAAGCTCCCTTTTGTCCTCCCTGCTGTTTTCACAATTGGTCCTCGCGCAGACGACGAGCTGAGCCTTCTGAGATATGCAAAGCTTATCTCTCCGCATGACAAGCTCTCTCACCATGTCAAGGAGCTCGTCCAGGGCATCATCGAAGGAGAAACTAGAGTTCTTGCTGCTTCCATGACCATGGAAGAGATTTTCAGAGGAACCAAAGAGTTTAAACAAGAAGTTTTTGAGAAAGTTCAGCTTGAACTTAACCAGTTTGGATTATTAATATACAACGCTAATGTTAAACAACTAGTTGATGTCCCTGGACACGAGTACTTCTCTTATTTGGGTCAAAAGACTCAAATGGAGGCTGCAAATCAAGCTAAAGTTGATGTAGCAGAGGCAAAAATGAAAGGAGAGATAGGGTCAAAAGAAAGGGACGGACAAACACTGCAAAATGCAGCGAAAATCGATGCGGAGACGAAGATAGTATCAACACAGAGACAAGGAGAAGGGAAGAAGGAGGAGATAAAGGTGAAGACTCAGGTTAAGATTTATGAGAACCAAAGAGAGGCAGAGGTGGCGGAGGCGAACGCAGAGTTGGCCAAGAAGAAGGCAGGATGGACCAAGGAGGCACAGGTGGCAGAAGTGGAAGCAACAAAAGCAGTTTCACTGAGGGAGGCTGAGCTACAGAGGGACGTGGAGAGGATGAATGCTTTGACCAGAACTGAGAAGCTAAAAGCAGAGTTTTTGAGCAAAGCTAGTGTGGAGTACGAGACCAAG GTGCAAGAAGCGAACTGGGACCTCTACAAGAAACAGAAAACAGCAGAAGCAATTCTTTATGAAAAGGAGAAAGAGGCAGAGGCTCAAAAGGCAATTGCAGATGCTGCATTTTACGCACGTCAGCAAGTTGCCGATGGAGAGTTATATGCTAAGCAGAAAGAGGCTGAAGGAATGGTGGCTCTAGCCCAAGCACAAGGCGTGTATCTACGAACCCTTCTCGATGCATTGGGCGGCAACTATAGTGCCCTGAGGGATTTCTTGATGATTAATGGTGGAATGTTTCAAGAAATTGCGAAGGTTAATGCTGAggctattcgaggaatgcagccAAAGATCAGCATTTGGAGTAATGGGAATGGTGGGGAGATTAATGAAGGAGCTATGAACGAGGTTGCTGGGGTTTATAAGATGTTGCCTCCTTTGTTTAAGACTGTTCAGGAGCAAACTGGAATGCTACCACCTGCATGGATGGGCACATTAACCGACTCTTCTACCCATCCCACTATCGACTGA